The stretch of DNA gagaacagaaaaaaaagaaatatcaagATGTAATTTGGCAGTTTTCCATGTCAGTTTTCCCATTCCCTCCCTCACTTTCTACAGGAGCAATCTGTCCTTTCCCTAAACGCTGAGCAATCCCAGCACTAAACTAATCAATATTAATAGCGATGGGTTTgggagggggggaggaggggagaggagaggagggattACCCTGACCTTTCTCAactcacactgcctcagacgGCCACCAAGCAGCTGAAGAGAGAGCAGCCAGACGGTAATGCCATGTGGTTTTAgtagcttttcatttttaatttttttttccttgtgaatATTTACTGTTGTCTCAGTGCAGATAGCAATGAAATCTGATtttctgcaggaaggaaaaaatataattacatCAGCCATCTCCAGGCCAAGCCTTGCCTTGATGGGAACCTCCACTGAAATAAAGGGAATAACATCCAGGCTGGATTTTAACTTGAATTTCTTAATAGAAAGATGAATTGCATTAGGAAAGTTTTGACAGGTGAAATGCTGGTATGCTTTGTGGATTTCTCTTTATTAAAATAGAGTATAATCAAAGCCATTGAGCTGTGACTGGGATATGGAGCAAGAGCAAACAAAGGGCTGGGGGAACCAGTCCTCTATTGTTACGCTCAAGTGTCCGCAGCAGCTCAGGGGATGGAAATACTCGGTACAAGGGGCTCAGAATGAAATACAAATCCTAttaattcaaagaaaataataattgaaGCTCTTTGTTCCTATTGGATTGGGAGTTTATTGTAGATTTTCCAGTCAGCagcatttcttaaaatacagGTTAATGTCAGGGGGCACTGTGAATTACTGGCAATTAATCATTGTCTCTTTATTACTGTTTATTCTTGTTGCCATGtacaaaataagatttttataAATTTCATCTAAGAAATCTagagaaaaatctatttatGTGTTTCTCCTTTTGCTCTGAAAGAGCCAAGCCTCAGGGAAAGGTCCCAGACTGAATGTTAGGTTTGTGGGGGGTTttgaataaacatttttatggtattttcatattttttctcttgaggAGAAAATGCTTTGCAGATGGCTGATATCACAGCACTAGCTAATGAAACCATGGGtgtgttttccctttctttgtcAGGACCCATCATGTCCGACAAACCAGATTTTGCAGAAATTGAAACATTTGACAAGACCAAGCTGAAGAAGACAGAaaccagagagaaaaatccacTGCCCACTAAAGAAAGTAAgtgtttatgaggctatttGAAGTATGAGTAGCAAGGACATAATCCATATTGCAGTTCATATGCAAAATGAATACTAATCACAGGATTACAGGCTCAAACTCATCCCTGACTTTAAGTGGGGATAATACTAAGACTCTATGCCGGGCTTTCAAGGATATCAGTAATTATAACCAACAGTGCATTTTGTCTGAAAAACCCTTTCTGATGGGATGGCTCTGCTTCCACTGAAAGCAAGACCAGTGCTCCCACTGGGTGATGGTAAAGGATCAATCTGTTTGTAATTACTTTGTTACCAGCCCCTCTGGAGGCACAGGGGAACCTttgcccatccctggcaggCCAGGCAGCATCCCCCGAGGGTGCCCAGGCTCTGGATTTAATGTTATCAGGCGGAtgagctgctgcctcccacTGGTACCTGCTGTCAGCCCTGGGCGGGAGACCTCCAGGCACCTTCTCTGGGAATAAGGCTGCAAACAAAcccatcatcatcctcatctAACAGGCAATCTCCCTCAGAAAAGCCCCCCTGAGCTTTTCTCATGCAGGATCTTCTCCCATATGCACTGTGCACAGGGAGACAGATAAGGCTGGGATTCATGTTCAGCTTCAGATATGAAAGGAGCATTTGGAGCAGATTTTGTGAGCCGTTTCTTTCAGAAGAGTATTGCTAATCACTGTAGATGTGTGTGCTGATagccatgcacacacacagtccCTCAACATTAGatacctgtttttttcccctgttttatTATCCTTGCTAATGTTAAATCTGTAAATACAAGAGGAGCTTTGCACACCATGAACTGCTCCCTTCTAGCTATGCAGATGTGGGAATGAGTTGTCATTTTCAGGATGATCAAAACAACTAATTATGGATGTAACCCTTCTCTGGCTTTAAGCATGACCACAGAAATCAGTATCCTGCAGAACCATTAtcattgaatcacagaatggtttgggttagaaaggattttaaagatcatcttgtttcaACTCCATGCTATGTGCaatgacacctcccactagaccaggtttctccaagccccatccaacctgctctagaacactcccagggacagggcagtcacagcttctctgggaaacctgtgccagggcctcactcacAGGGAAGAATCTCTTTCTCACATCTaacctaaccctgccctctgtcaaCATCAAGCCATTCCCCATTTTTCTGTCACTTcaggcccttgtccaaagtccccCTCCAGGTCTTTTGTAGCTCCTTTAAGTGC from Cinclus cinclus chromosome 14, bCinCin1.1, whole genome shotgun sequence encodes:
- the LOC134049647 gene encoding thymosin beta-12-like → MSDKPDFAEIETFDKTKLKKTETREKNPLPTKETIEQEKQSESTA